A region from the Salvelinus fontinalis isolate EN_2023a chromosome 23, ASM2944872v1, whole genome shotgun sequence genome encodes:
- the LOC129821320 gene encoding CD302 antigen-like, with the protein MESIKKWHLRPLSLCNLLFVVVYWQSTLAGDCPADGRTWVPFGQRCYHFVHGEEDMAKSYTIEAAKSLCSGHELVSVQSAEENDFIIKYSPQVWKGNIHVWLGMYYDSDVEDFKWQDETGLSFKNWGNSSSSPDLIPMDTCVAMHSTTGEWEKVSCVENLENGVVCETAEKAEKNGKPTTSPLLSALVILSVVAIMGISAVFWFLHQKHQFGAVLASFEYHPPFRAPTSDEACLVETEGTEETEETDDMA; encoded by the exons ATGGAGTCAATAAAGAAATGGCACCTTCGCCCCTTATCCTTATGCAATctcctttttgttgttgtttattggCAATCTACTTTAGCTGGTG ACTGTCCTGCAGATGGGCGCACCTGGGTGCCTTTTGGACAAAGATGCTACCACTTTGTCCATGGCGAAGAAGACATGGCTAAAAGTTATACGATTGAAGCTGCGAAGTCTCTCTGCTCAGGACATG AACTGGTGAGTGTCCAAAGTGCAGAGGAGAATGATTTCATCATCAAGTACAGTCCGCAGGTGTGGAAAGGCAACATCCATGTGTGGTTGGGCATGTATTATGACAGTGACG TTGAGGACTTTAAGTGGCAAGATGAGACGGGCCTGAGCTTTAAGAACTGGGGGAACAGCTCCAGTTCGCCTGACTTGATTCCCATGGACACCTGTGTGGCAATGCACAGCACCACAGGGGAGTGGGAGAAAGTCAGCTGTGTTGAAAACCTGGAGAATGGAGTGGTCTGTGAGACTGCTGAAA AAGCAGAGAAAAATGGCAAACCCA CTACTAGTCCACTGCTCTCAGCTCTGGTCATTCTGAGTGTGGTCGCCATCATGGGGATCTCGGCAGTCTTTTGGTTCCTGCACCAGAAGCACCAATTCGGTGCCGTCCTCGCATCGTTCGAGTACCACCCCCCGTTCAGGGCTCCCACCTCTGACGAGGCCTGCCTAGtggagacagaggggacagaggagacagaggagacagatgaCATGGCTTAA